The following nucleotide sequence is from Firmicutes bacterium ASF500.
CGCCGACGAGGCGGTGCGGGACGCGGGACTGGACCGGGAAACGGAACACCCGGACCGCTGCGGAGTCATTTTCTCCAGCGGCATCGGCGGCTTTGAGACGGTGGGCCAGGCCCACAAACGGGGCGAGGAGCGGGGCTATGACACGGTCTCCCCCTTCGTGATCCCCATGATTATCTCCAACATGGCGGCGGGCCACATGGCCATCCGCTATGGCTTTCGCGGGATGTGCTCCTGCGTGGTGACAGCCTGCGCCGGAGGAACCAACGCTGTGGGCGACGCCTTCCGCCACATCCGGGACGGCTACGCCGATGTGATGCTGTGCGGCGGCGGCGAGGCGGCGATTACGCCTCTGGCTATGGGCGGCTTTACCGCTATGAAGGCCCTGTATGAGGGCGCCGACCCCCGTCGGGCCTCCATCCCCTTCGACGCGGAGCGCTCCGGCTTTGTCATGGGCGAGGGGGCGGGCGCCCTGCTGCTGGAGGAGCTGGACCACGCCCTGGCCCGGGGGGCCAGGATCTACGCCGAGGTGGCGGGTTACGGGGCCAACTGCGACGCCCATCACATCACCGCCCCCGCCCCCGGCGGGGCGGGCGGGGCCGCCTGTATGGCCCTGGCCCTGGCTGACGGAGACGTAAAGCCGGAGGCGGTGGACTACATCAACGCCCACGGCACCTCCACCCCCTTGAATGACGCCAGCGAGAC
It contains:
- the fabF gene encoding 3-oxoacyl-[acyl-carrier-protein] synthase 2, with the translated sequence MNKRRVVITGMGTVNPVGSSVAESWAAAKAGTCGIGPITRYNTSGMKVKLAGEVTGLDIDGLLGKREAKKMDRFTQLSLAAADEAVRDAGLDRETEHPDRCGVIFSSGIGGFETVGQAHKRGEERGYDTVSPFVIPMIISNMAAGHMAIRYGFRGMCSCVVTACAGGTNAVGDAFRHIRDGYADVMLCGGGEAAITPLAMGGFTAMKALYEGADPRRASIPFDAERSGFVMGEGAGALLLEELDHALARGARIYAEVAGYGANCDAHHITAPAPGGAGGAACMALALADGDVKPEAVDYINAHGTSTPLNDASETAAIHTVFGERAAELMVSSTKSMTGHLLGAAGAVEAIFTALALKEGFVPATIGYQVPDPACDLDIVPNEGRSAEIKVALSNSLGFGGHNAAIVLKKWEAHL